The Polyangiaceae bacterium genome includes the window CGTATACGCAATGAGTCGAGGTGGGCGAGAAGATCTGGGCGAGCGAGTCGCAGTGGTTACGGGAGGTGCGTCGGGTATCGGGCGCGCGCTCGTCGCGCAGCTCATGCGCCGACGCGCCCGCGTTGCCGTATTGGATGCGAGTCGTGAGGGCTGCGAGCGACTCAGGGAGCACGGGGTCGTGGCGTGTCAGGTCGATGTGCGCGAGCCGCAGCAGGTGCACGACGCCGCGGCGAGGATCGCCAAGGAAATGGGCCCTGTAGACCTGCTGTTCAACAACGCGGGGGTCGCGGCGATCGGGCCAGCGTTGAGCGTTCCAGAGGCGGACATGCGCTGGGTTATCGACGTGAACTTGCTCGGCGCGATAACGGTGACCCAGAGCTTCGTGCCGACGATGATTGGTCGACGCACCCGTGTCGCCTTCACCTGTTCGC containing:
- a CDS encoding SDR family NAD(P)-dependent oxidoreductase — translated: MSRGGREDLGERVAVVTGGASGIGRALVAQLMRRRARVAVLDASREGCERLREHGVVACQVDVREPQQVHDAAARIAKEMGPVDLLFNNAGVAAIGPALSVPEADMRWVIDVNLLGAITVTQSFVPTMIGRRTRVAFTCS